Proteins found in one Streptococcus mitis genomic segment:
- the purM gene encoding phosphoribosylformylglycinamidine cyclo-ligase: MANKNAYAQSGVDVEAGYEVVERIKKHVARTERAGVLGVLGGFGGMFDLSKTGVKEPVLISGTDGVGTKLMLAIKYDKHDTIGQDCVAMCVNDIIAAGAEPLYFLDYVATGKNEPAKLEQVVAGVAEGCVQAGAALIGGETAEMPGMYGEDDYDLAGFAVGVAEKSQIIDGSKVAEGDILLGLASSGIHSNGYSLVRRVFADYTGEEVLPELEGKQLKEVLLEPTRIYVKAVLPLIKEELVNGIAHITGGGFIENVPRMFAADLAAEIEESKVPVLPIFKALEKYGQIKHEEMFEIFNMGVGLMLAVSPENVIRVKELLDEPVYEIGRIVKKENESVIIK, encoded by the coding sequence ATGGCAAATAAAAATGCGTACGCTCAATCTGGTGTGGATGTTGAAGCGGGTTATGAAGTTGTTGAACGGATTAAAAAGCACGTGGCTCGTACGGAGCGTGCAGGTGTCTTGGGAGTTCTTGGTGGCTTTGGTGGTATGTTTGACCTTTCAAAGACTGGGGTTAAAGAACCCGTCTTGATTTCAGGGACTGACGGTGTCGGAACTAAGCTCATGCTGGCTATCAAGTACGACAAGCACGATACCATCGGTCAGGACTGTGTGGCCATGTGTGTCAATGATATCATCGCTGCAGGTGCGGAGCCCCTCTATTTCCTTGACTACGTAGCGACAGGGAAGAATGAACCAGCTAAGCTAGAACAAGTTGTCGCTGGTGTGGCAGAAGGTTGTGTGCAGGCAGGTGCTGCCCTCATTGGTGGGGAAACGGCTGAAATGCCTGGCATGTACGGCGAAGATGACTATGACTTGGCTGGTTTTGCGGTCGGTGTGGCTGAAAAATCTCAAATCATTGACGGTTCAAAGGTGGCAGAAGGAGATATTCTTCTCGGACTTGCTTCAAGTGGGATTCATTCCAATGGTTACTCTCTCGTCCGTCGTGTCTTTGCGGATTACACAGGTGAGGAAGTCCTTCCAGAATTGGAAGGCAAGCAACTCAAGGAAGTTCTCCTTGAGCCGACTCGTATCTATGTCAAGGCTGTTTTGCCACTCATCAAGGAAGAGTTGGTCAACGGCATTGCCCACATCACTGGTGGTGGCTTTATCGAAAATGTCCCTCGCATGTTTGCAGCTGACTTGGCTGCTGAGATTGAGGAAAGCAAAGTTCCAGTCTTGCCAATCTTCAAAGCCCTTGAAAAATACGGTCAGATCAAACACGAAGAAATGTTTGAAATCTTCAATATGGGTGTGGGACTTATGCTAGCAGTTAGCCCTGAAAATGTAATTCGTGTCAAGGAATTGTTGGATGAACCAGTCTATGAAATTGGTCGTATCGTCAAGAAAGAAAACGAAAGTGTCATCATCAAATGA
- the comB gene encoding competence pheromone export protein ComB has protein sequence MKPEFLESAEFYNRRYHNFSSRVIVPMSLLLVCLLGFATVAEKEMSLSTRATVEPSRILANIQSTSNNRILVNHLEENKLVKKGELLVQYQEGAEGVQAEAYASQLDMLKDQKKQLEYLQKSLQEGENHFPEEDKFGYQATFRDYISQAGSLRASTSQQNETIASQNAAASQTQAEIGNLISQTEAKIRDYQTAKSAIETGASLASQNLAYSLYQSYKSQGEENPQAKAQAVAQVEAQLSQLESSLATYRVQYAGSGTQQAYASGLSSQLESLKSQYLAKVGQELTLLDQKILEAESGKKVQGSLLDKGKITASEDGVLHLNPETSDSTMVAEGTLLAQLYPSLEKEGKAKLTAYLSSKDVSRVKVGDSVRYTTTHDAKNQIVLDSTITSIDATATKTEKGNFFKIEAETNLTSEQAEKLRYGVEGRLQMITGKKSYLHYYLDQFLNKE, from the coding sequence ATGAAACCAGAATTTTTAGAAAGTGCGGAGTTTTATAATCGTCGTTACCATAATTTTTCCAGTCGAGTGATTGTACCCATGTCCCTTCTACTTGTCTGTTTACTTGGCTTTGCAACTGTTGCAGAGAAGGAGATGAGTTTGTCTACTAGAGCTACTGTCGAGCCTAGTCGTATCCTTGCAAATATCCAGTCAACTAGCAACAATCGTATTCTTGTCAATCATTTGGAAGAAAATAAGCTGGTTAAAAAGGGGGAGCTTCTGGTTCAATACCAGGAAGGGGCAGAGGGTGTCCAAGCGGAGGCCTATGCTAGTCAGTTGGACATGCTTAAGGATCAAAAAAAGCAATTGGAGTATTTGCAAAAAAGTCTGCAAGAAGGGGAGAATCACTTTCCAGAGGAGGATAAGTTTGGCTACCAAGCCACCTTTCGCGACTACATCAGTCAAGCAGGCAGTCTTAGGGCTAGTACATCGCAACAAAATGAGACCATCGCGTCCCAGAATGCAGCAGCTAGTCAAACCCAAGCCGAAATCGGCAACCTCATCAGCCAAACAGAGGCTAAAATTCGCGATTACCAGACAGCTAAGTCAGCTATTGAAACAGGCGCTTCCTTGGCCAGTCAGAATCTAGCCTATTCTCTCTACCAGTCCTACAAGTCTCAGGGTGAGGAAAATCCGCAAGCTAAAGCTCAGGCAGTTGCGCAGGTTGAAGCACAGCTTTCTCAGTTAGAATCCAGTCTCGCTACTTACCGTGTCCAGTATGCGGGTTCAGGTACCCAGCAAGCCTATGCGTCAGGCTTAAGCAGTCAATTGGAGTCTCTCAAATCCCAATACTTGGCAAAGGTTGGTCAAGAATTGACCCTTCTAGACCAGAAAATCTTGGAGGCAGAGTCAGGCAAGAAGGTTCAGGGAAGTCTTCTAGACAAGGGGAAAATTACGGCTAGTGAGGATGGGGTGCTTCACCTTAATCCTGAGACTAGTGATTCTACCATGGTAGCAGAAGGTACCCTACTAGCCCAACTCTATCCATCCTTGGAAAAAGAAGGGAAAGCCAAACTTACAGCTTATCTAAGTTCAAAAGATGTATCAAGAGTCAAGGTCGGTGATTCTGTTCGCTATACGACGACTCATGATGCTAAGAATCAAATTGTCTTAGATTCCACTATTACAAGTATTGATGCGACAGCTACCAAGACTGAAAAAGGTAATTTCTTTAAAATTGAGGCGGAGACTAATCTAACTTCGGAGCAGGCTGAAAAACTTCGGTACGGGGTGGAAGGTCGCCTGCAGATGATTACGGGAAAGAAAAGTTATCTACATTATTATTTGGATCAATTTTTGAACAAAGAGTAA
- a CDS encoding phosphoribosylformylglycinamidine synthase, translated as MDKRIFVEKKADFQVKSESLVRELQHNLGLSSLKSIRIVQVYDVFNLAEDLFAPAEKHIFSEQVTDHVLDEAVVQADLANYAFFAIESLPGQFDQRAASSQEALLLLGSSSDVTVNTAQLYLVNKDIDATELEAVKNYLLNPVDSRFKDITTGIAKQEFSESDKTIPKLTFFESYTAEDFARYKAEQGMAMEVDDLLFIQDYFKSIGRVPTETELKVLDTYWSDHCRHTTFETELKHIDFSASKFQKQLQSTYDKYIAMRDELGRSEKPQTLMDMATVFGRYERVNGRLDDMEVSDEINACSVEIEVDVDGVKEPWLLMFKNETHNHPTEIEPFGGAATCIGGAIRDPLSGRSYVYQAMRISGAGDITAPISETRAGKLPQQVISKTAAHGYSSYGNQIGLATTYVREYFHPGFVAKRMELGAVVGAAPKGNVVREKPEAGDVIILLGGKTGRDGVGGATGSSKVQTVESVETAGAEVQKGNAIEERKIQRLFRNGDVTRLIKKSNDFGAGGVCVAIGELADGLEIDLNKVPLKYQGLNGTEIAISESQERMAVVVRPEDVDAFVAECNKENIDAVVVATVTEKPNLVMHWNGETIVDLERRFLDTNGVRVVVDAKVVDKDVTLPEERQTSADTLEADTLTVLSDLNHASQKGLQTIFDCSVGRSTVNHPLGGRYQLTPTEASVQKLPVQHGETYTASVIAQGFNPYVAEWSPYHGAAYAVIEATARLVAAGANWSKARFSYQEYFERMDKQAERFGQPVAALLGSIEAQIQLGLPSIGGKDSMSGTFEELTVPPTLVAFGVTTADSRNVLSPEFKAVGENIYYIPGQALSAEIDFDLIKKNFAQFEAIQAGHEVTSASAVKYGGVVESLALATFGNHIGAEVTLPELKTALTAQLGGFVFTSPEEIAGVEKIGQTSAAFTLTVNGVNLDGHKLDSAFQGKLEEVYPTEFVQAKELAEVPAVVSDVVIKAKEKVEKPVVYIPVFPGTNSEYDSAKAFEKEGAEVNLVPFVTLNEEAIVKSVETMVDNIGKANILFFAGGFSAADEPDGSAKFIVNILLNEKVRVAIDSFIARGGLIIGICNGFQALVKSGLLPYGNFEEATSTSPTLFYNDANQHVAKMVETRIANTNSPWLAGVQVGDIHAIPVSHGEGKFVVTAEEFAELRDNGQIFSQYVDFDGKPSMDSKYNPNGSVHAIEGITSKNGQIIGKMGHSERYEDGLFQNIPGNKDQHLFTSAVKYFTGK; from the coding sequence ATGGATAAACGTATTTTTGTTGAAAAAAAGGCTGATTTTCAGGTCAAGTCAGAGAGTTTGGTTAGAGAACTCCAGCATAACTTGGGACTTTCAAGCTTGAAAAGTATTCGCATCGTGCAAGTGTATGATGTCTTTAACTTAGCTGAGGACTTGTTTGCGCCTGCAGAGAAACACATCTTCTCTGAGCAGGTGACAGACCATGTTTTGGACGAAGCGGTTGTGCAGGCGGATCTTGCTAACTATGCTTTCTTTGCCATTGAAAGCCTGCCTGGCCAATTTGACCAGCGTGCAGCTTCTTCACAAGAAGCCTTGCTTTTGCTGGGAAGTTCTAGTGACGTGACAGTCAATACAGCACAATTGTACTTGGTCAATAAGGACATTGATGCGACTGAGTTAGAGGCGGTCAAGAACTACTTGCTCAATCCAGTTGATTCTCGTTTCAAGGATATCACGACAGGGATTGCCAAGCAGGAATTTTCAGAGTCAGACAAGACCATTCCTAAATTGACTTTCTTTGAAAGCTATACAGCAGAAGACTTTGCTCGCTACAAGGCTGAGCAAGGGATGGCTATGGAAGTGGATGATTTGCTCTTTATTCAAGACTACTTCAAGTCAATCGGGCGCGTGCCAACTGAGACGGAACTCAAGGTTTTGGATACTTACTGGTCTGACCACTGCCGTCACACAACTTTCGAGACAGAGTTGAAACACATTGATTTCTCCGCATCGAAATTCCAAAAACAATTGCAGTCAACCTATGATAAATATATCGCTATGCGCGATGAGTTGGGGCGTTCTGAAAAACCTCAAACCTTGATGGATATGGCGACTGTTTTCGGTCGTTATGAGCGTGTCAATGGACGTTTGGATGACATGGAAGTGTCTGACGAAATCAATGCATGCTCAGTCGAAATTGAAGTGGATGTTGATGGTGTGAAAGAGCCATGGCTCCTAATGTTCAAGAACGAAACCCACAATCACCCGACAGAAATTGAGCCATTTGGTGGGGCGGCTACTTGTATCGGTGGAGCCATTCGTGACCCATTGTCAGGTCGCTCATATGTTTACCAAGCTATGCGGATCTCAGGTGCTGGTGATATTACAGCACCGATTTCAGAAACTCGCGCTGGGAAATTGCCACAACAAGTCATTTCTAAAACAGCGGCTCATGGTTATTCTTCATACGGTAACCAGATTGGACTTGCAACAACCTACGTTCGTGAATACTTCCACCCAGGTTTTGTAGCTAAACGTATGGAGTTAGGTGCAGTAGTCGGTGCGGCTCCTAAGGGCAATGTTGTCCGTGAAAAACCGGAAGCGGGAGATGTGATTATTCTCCTTGGAGGTAAGACTGGACGTGATGGTGTCGGTGGTGCGACAGGTTCTTCTAAGGTTCAAACAGTTGAGTCCGTGGAAACTGCTGGTGCTGAGGTTCAAAAAGGGAATGCCATCGAAGAACGCAAGATTCAGCGCCTTTTCCGTAATGGCGATGTCACTCGTCTTATCAAGAAGTCCAATGACTTTGGAGCAGGTGGTGTCTGTGTAGCCATCGGTGAATTGGCAGACGGTCTTGAAATTGACCTCAACAAGGTGCCTCTTAAATACCAGGGCTTGAATGGTACCGAAATTGCCATCTCTGAATCTCAAGAACGGATGGCAGTCGTGGTTCGTCCTGAGGATGTAGATGCCTTCGTTGCTGAATGTAACAAAGAGAATATTGATGCTGTTGTGGTTGCGACAGTAACTGAAAAACCAAATCTAGTCATGCACTGGAATGGTGAAACCATTGTCGACTTGGAACGTCGTTTCCTTGACACCAATGGTGTGCGTGTGGTCGTCGATGCTAAGGTTGTGGACAAGGATGTCACACTCCCAGAAGAACGTCAAACATCTGCTGACACACTTGAAGCAGATACCCTTACGGTTCTATCTGACCTCAATCATGCGAGTCAAAAAGGATTACAGACTATCTTTGATTGCTCTGTTGGACGCTCAACGGTCAATCATCCACTTGGCGGTCGCTACCAACTCACACCAACTGAGGCATCTGTACAGAAATTGCCAGTTCAACACGGTGAGACTTATACTGCGTCAGTCATTGCTCAAGGTTTCAACCCATATGTAGCTGAATGGTCTCCATACCACGGTGCTGCCTATGCGGTGATCGAAGCAACTGCTCGTTTGGTTGCTGCTGGTGCCAACTGGTCTAAGGCTCGCTTCTCTTATCAAGAGTACTTCGAGCGCATGGACAAACAAGCTGAGCGTTTTGGTCAGCCAGTGGCAGCTCTCCTAGGCTCAATCGAAGCACAAATTCAGCTTGGTTTGCCATCTATCGGTGGTAAGGACTCCATGTCTGGTACTTTTGAAGAATTGACAGTACCGCCAACCTTGGTCGCTTTTGGGGTGACGACAGCGGATAGCCGTAATGTGCTCTCTCCAGAATTTAAAGCTGTTGGGGAAAATATCTACTACATTCCAGGCCAAGCACTCTCAGCAGAGATTGATTTTGACTTGATTAAGAAAAATTTTGCTCAATTTGAAGCTATCCAAGCTGGCCACGAAGTGACATCTGCATCAGCTGTCAAATATGGTGGTGTGGTTGAAAGTTTGGCTCTTGCTACTTTTGGAAATCATATTGGTGCAGAGGTGACCTTGCCTGAACTTAAAACAGCTTTGACAGCTCAATTGGGCGGATTTGTCTTTACATCTCCTGAAGAAATTGCTGGAGTAGAGAAAATCGGTCAAACAAGTGCAGCCTTTACACTGACTGTCAACGGTGTGAATCTAGATGGACACAAGCTTGACAGTGCCTTCCAAGGTAAATTGGAAGAAGTTTACCCAACAGAGTTTGTCCAAGCCAAAGAACTGGCTGAAGTACCAGCGGTGGTATCAGATGTTGTGATTAAAGCCAAAGAAAAGGTTGAAAAACCTGTGGTTTACATCCCAGTCTTCCCAGGCACCAACTCAGAGTATGACTCAGCTAAGGCCTTTGAAAAAGAAGGTGCAGAGGTCAACTTGGTGCCATTCGTGACCTTGAATGAAGAGGCTATTGTCAAGTCAGTCGAAACCATGGTTGACAACATCGGCAAGGCTAACATTCTCTTCTTTGCAGGTGGATTCTCAGCTGCGGACGAACCAGATGGTTCAGCTAAGTTTATTGTCAATATCCTGCTCAATGAAAAAGTGCGTGTAGCTATTGATAGCTTTATCGCTCGTGGTGGCTTGATTATCGGTATCTGTAATGGATTTCAGGCTTTGGTCAAATCAGGTCTTCTTCCATACGGGAACTTTGAAGAAGCCACTAGTACTAGTCCAACCCTCTTCTACAATGATGCCAACCAACACGTGGCCAAGATGGTGGAAACCCGTATTGCCAATACCAACTCACCATGGTTAGCTGGTGTGCAAGTAGGCGATATCCACGCTATTCCTGTTTCGCACGGTGAAGGGAAGTTTGTCGTGACGGCTGAGGAATTCGCTGAGCTCCGTGACAATGGACAAATTTTCAGCCAATATGTTGACTTTGATGGAAAACCAAGTATGGACTCTAAGTACAATCCGAATGGTTCTGTCCATGCCATCGAAGGAATTACTAGCAAGAATGGCCAAATCATCGGTAAGATGGGCCATTCAGAACGTTATGAGGACGGTCTTTTCCAAAACATCCCAGGAAATAAAGACCAGCACCTGTTTACGTCGGCGGTTAAATACTTTACTGGAAAATAA
- the purN gene encoding phosphoribosylglycinamide formyltransferase → MKKIAVFASGNGSNFQVIAEQFPVEFVFSDHRDAYVLERADKLGVLSYAFELKEFESKADYEAALVELLEEHQIDLVCLAGYMKIVGPTLLAAYEGRIINIHPAYLPEFPGAHGIEDAWNADVDQSGVTIHWVDSGVDTGKIINQVRVPRLADDTIESFETRIHEAEYKLYPEVLDSLGVERRYEL, encoded by the coding sequence ATGAAAAAAATAGCGGTTTTTGCCTCTGGTAATGGCTCAAATTTTCAGGTGATAGCGGAACAATTTCCAGTAGAGTTTGTCTTTTCAGACCATCGTGACGCCTATGTGCTCGAACGTGCAGACAAGCTCGGCGTTCTGTCCTATGCTTTTGAACTCAAGGAGTTTGAGAGCAAGGCAGACTACGAAGCGGCCCTTGTCGAACTCTTGGAAGAACACCAGATTGACTTGGTTTGTCTAGCAGGCTACATGAAAATTGTTGGGCCTACTTTACTGGCAGCTTATGAAGGCAGGATTATCAACATTCATCCAGCCTACTTGCCAGAATTTCCAGGAGCTCATGGGATTGAGGATGCTTGGAATGCTGACGTGGATCAGTCTGGTGTGACCATTCACTGGGTAGATTCTGGTGTGGACACTGGTAAGATCATCAACCAAGTACGTGTGCCACGGTTAGCTGATGATACCATCGAAAGCTTTGAAACTCGCATTCATGAGGCAGAGTACAAGTTGTATCCAGAGGTGCTGGATAGCTTGGGAGTGGAGAGGAGGTATGAATTATAA
- the purC gene encoding phosphoribosylaminoimidazolesuccinocarboxamide synthase — protein sequence MSKQLIYSGKAKDIYTTEDENLIISTYKDQATAFNGVKKEQIAGKGVLNNQISSFIFEKLNAAGVATHFVEKLSDTEQLNKKVEIIPLEVVLRNYTAGSFSKRFGVDEGITLETPIVEFYYKNDDLDDPFINDEHVKFLQIADDQQIAYLKEETRRINELLKAWFAEIGLKLIDFKLEFGFDKDGKIILADEFSPDNCRLWDADGNHMDKDVFRRGLGELTDVYEIVWEKLQGLK from the coding sequence ATGTCAAAACAATTAATCTATTCGGGAAAAGCTAAAGATATCTATACAACTGAGGATGAAAATCTTATTATTTCAACTTACAAGGACCAGGCGACTGCTTTCAATGGTGTCAAGAAGGAGCAAATTGCAGGTAAGGGAGTGTTGAATAATCAGATTTCATCTTTTATTTTTGAGAAATTAAATGCGGCTGGTGTGGCGACTCACTTTGTGGAGAAACTTTCAGACACGGAACAACTTAATAAAAAGGTTGAGATTATTCCTTTGGAAGTCGTGCTTCGCAACTATACTGCTGGTTCCTTTTCAAAACGTTTTGGTGTGGATGAGGGAATCACCTTGGAGACTCCGATTGTTGAATTTTACTATAAAAATGATGATTTGGATGACCCGTTTATCAATGACGAGCATGTGAAATTCCTACAGATTGCGGATGACCAGCAAATTGCCTACTTGAAGGAAGAAACTCGTCGAATCAATGAACTCTTGAAAGCCTGGTTTGCTGAGATTGGACTTAAGTTGATTGACTTTAAGCTAGAGTTCGGTTTTGACAAGGATGGCAAGATTATCTTGGCAGACGAATTTTCACCAGATAACTGCCGCTTGTGGGATGCGGATGGCAACCACATGGATAAGGATGTTTTCCGTAGAGGATTGGGAGAACTAACCGACGTTTACGAGATTGTCTGGGAGAAATTGCAGGGATTGAAATAA
- the purD gene encoding phosphoribosylamine--glycine ligase, giving the protein MKLLVVGSGGREHAIAKKLLESKEVEKVFVAPGNDGMILDGLELVNISISEHFELIEFVKANDIAWSFIGPDDALAAGIVDDFHVAGLKAFGPTRLAAELEWSKDFAKEIMVKYGVPTAAYGTFSNFEEAKAYIEEKGAPIVVKADGLALGKGVVVAETVEQAVEAAHEMLLDNKFGDSGARVVIEEFLEGEEFSLFAFVNGDKFYIMPTAQDHKRAYNGDKGPNTGGMGAYAPVPHLPESVVATAVDTIVKPVLEGMIKEGRPYLGILYAGLILTADGPKVIEFNARFGDPETQIILPRLTSDFAQNITDILDSKEPNITWTDKGVTLGVVVASKGYPLDYEKGVKLPAKTEGDIITYYAGAKFAENSRALLSNGGRVYMLVTTADTVEDGQNIIYSELAQQNTEGLFYRTDIGSKAIKD; this is encoded by the coding sequence ATGAAGCTGTTAGTTGTCGGTTCGGGTGGTCGTGAACATGCGATTGCTAAGAAGTTGCTTGAGTCAAAAGAGGTAGAAAAGGTTTTTGTTGCCCCTGGGAATGACGGGATGATTCTGGATGGTTTGGAATTGGTAAATATCTCTATTTCCGAACATTTTGAATTGATTGAGTTTGTAAAAGCCAACGATATTGCTTGGTCCTTTATTGGGCCAGATGACGCCCTTGCGGCTGGTATCGTCGATGATTTCCATGTAGCTGGTCTCAAAGCCTTTGGTCCGACAAGATTGGCAGCTGAGCTGGAGTGGTCCAAGGATTTTGCCAAGGAAATCATGGTCAAATACGGCGTTCCGACAGCAGCCTATGGCACATTCTCAAATTTCGAGGAAGCCAAGGCCTACATAGAAGAAAAAGGCGCTCCAATCGTGGTCAAGGCGGATGGCTTGGCGCTTGGGAAGGGTGTCGTTGTTGCGGAGACGGTTGAGCAAGCAGTCGAAGCCGCGCACGAGATGCTTTTGGACAATAAATTTGGCGATAGCGGTGCGCGTGTGGTTATTGAGGAATTCCTTGAAGGAGAGGAATTTTCACTCTTTGCCTTTGTCAATGGCGACAAGTTCTACATCATGCCAACGGCTCAGGACCACAAACGTGCTTATAATGGCGATAAGGGGCCTAACACGGGGGGTATGGGTGCCTATGCGCCAGTTCCTCACTTGCCAGAGAGCGTGGTTGCTACAGCGGTTGACACCATTGTCAAGCCAGTCCTTGAGGGCATGATTAAAGAAGGGCGCCCTTATCTTGGTATCCTTTACGCTGGTCTTATCTTGACAGCGGACGGCCCTAAGGTTATCGAGTTCAACGCTCGCTTCGGAGATCCAGAAACTCAGATTATCTTGCCTCGTCTGACATCTGACTTTGCACAAAATATTACGGATATTCTGGATAGCAAGGAGCCAAATATCACTTGGACAGATAAGGGTGTGACTCTGGGTGTGGTTGTCGCATCCAAGGGCTACCCCCTAGACTATGAAAAAGGTGTCAAGTTGCCAGCCAAGACAGAAGGCGACATTATCACCTATTATGCAGGGGCTAAGTTTGCGGAAAATAGCAGAGCACTGCTGTCAAATGGCGGACGTGTTTATATGCTCGTCACTACTGCAGATACCGTCGAAGACGGACAAAACATTATTTACAGTGAACTCGCCCAACAAAACACAGAAGGGCTCTTCTACCGAACAGATATCGGAAGCAAGGCCATAAAAGATTAA
- the purF gene encoding amidophosphoribosyltransferase, protein MTYEVKSLNEECGVFGIWGHPDAAKLTYFGLHSLQHRGQEGAGILSNDQGQLKRHRDMGLLSEVFRNPANLDKLTGTGAIGHVRYATAGEASVDNIQPFLFRFHDMQFGLAHNGNLTNAASLKKELEQRGAIFSATSDSEILAHLIRRSHNPNLMGKIKEALSLVKGGFAYILLFEDKLIAALDPNGFRPLSIGKMANGAVVVSSETCAFEVIGAEWIRDLKPGEIVIIDDKGIQYDSYTDDTQLAICSMEYIYFARPDSNIHGVNVHTARKRMGAQLAREFKHEADIVVGVPNSSLSAAMGFAEESGLPNEMGLIKNQYTQRTFIQPTQELREQGVRMKLSAVSGVVRGKRVVMIDDSIVRGTTSRRIVQLLKEAGATEVHVAIGSPALAYPCFYGIDIQTRQELIAANHTVEETRQIIGADSLTYLSVEGLIESIGIETDAPNGGLCVAYFDGDYPTPLYDYEEDYRRSLEEKTSFYK, encoded by the coding sequence ATGACATACGAAGTAAAATCTCTTAATGAAGAATGTGGTGTTTTCGGTATCTGGGGACATCCAGACGCTGCTAAATTGACCTATTTTGGTCTCCATAGTCTTCAGCACCGTGGTCAGGAGGGGGCAGGAATCCTCTCCAATGATCAGGGACAATTGAAGCGCCATCGTGACATGGGACTTTTATCAGAAGTCTTCAGAAATCCTGCTAATTTGGATAAATTGACGGGAACTGGTGCGATTGGGCATGTGCGTTACGCGACTGCTGGCGAAGCTTCTGTAGATAATATCCAGCCCTTCCTCTTCCGTTTTCACGATATGCAGTTTGGTTTGGCTCATAATGGAAATCTGACCAATGCAGCCTCTCTCAAGAAAGAACTGGAACAAAGAGGAGCGATTTTCAGCGCGACTTCGGACTCGGAAATCTTGGCCCACCTCATTCGTCGGAGTCACAATCCGAACTTGATGGGCAAAATCAAGGAAGCGCTCAGCCTTGTCAAAGGTGGATTTGCCTATATCTTGCTGTTTGAGGATAAGTTGATTGCGGCTCTTGACCCCAATGGTTTCCGTCCCCTTTCTATCGGGAAAATGGCCAACGGAGCGGTGGTTGTTTCCTCTGAAACCTGTGCTTTTGAGGTTATTGGTGCTGAATGGATTCGTGATTTGAAGCCAGGTGAGATTGTGATCATTGATGACAAGGGCATCCAGTATGACAGCTATACAGATGATACCCAGTTAGCAATCTGTTCTATGGAGTATATCTATTTTGCCCGCCCTGATTCTAATATCCACGGTGTCAATGTTCATACGGCACGTAAACGTATGGGTGCCCAATTGGCGCGTGAATTCAAGCATGAGGCGGATATTGTAGTTGGTGTACCCAATTCTTCCCTCAGCGCAGCCATGGGATTTGCGGAAGAATCTGGTTTGCCAAACGAAATGGGTCTTATTAAGAATCAATATACGCAACGCACCTTTATCCAACCGACTCAAGAATTGCGGGAGCAAGGGGTGCGGATGAAACTATCTGCTGTTTCAGGCGTTGTAAGAGGAAAGCGTGTGGTTATGATTGATGACTCTATTGTACGTGGGACGACCTCTCGTCGTATCGTTCAGCTTTTGAAAGAAGCGGGTGCAACTGAGGTTCACGTTGCTATTGGCAGTCCAGCGCTAGCTTATCCATGCTTCTACGGGATTGATATCCAGACCCGTCAGGAGCTGATTGCAGCTAATCATACGGTTGAAGAAACTCGCCAAATCATTGGTGCGGACAGTCTGACTTATCTTTCTGTTGAGGGGTTGATTGAGTCAATTGGGATTGAAACAGATGCGCCAAATGGTGGTCTCTGTGTCGCTTACTTTGACGGTGACTACCCAACACCTCTCTACGACTACGAAGAAGACTATCGTAGAAGTTTGGAAGAAAAGACCAGTTTTTACAAATAG
- a CDS encoding phosphoribosylaminoimidazolesuccinocarboxamide synthase has protein sequence MLATENLRLSTKRTQAEKVPQTFSLRRGLGELTDVYEIVWEKLQELK, from the coding sequence CTGTTAGCAACGGAAAACCTTCGTCTCTCAACTAAAAGGACTCAGGCTGAAAAGGTCCCCCAGACCTTTTCACTCCGTAGAGGATTAGGAGAACTAACAGACGTTTACGAGATTGTTTGGGAAAAGTTGCAGGAATTGAAATAA